The following proteins come from a genomic window of Peromyscus eremicus chromosome 23, PerEre_H2_v1, whole genome shotgun sequence:
- the Mn1 gene encoding transcriptional activator MN1 → MFGLDQFEPQINSRHAGQGEGNFNEAGLNMNAHFKAPAFHAGPPPGPVDPAISALGEPPILGLNMEPYGFHARGHSELHAGGLQAQPVHGFFGGQQPHHSHPGGHHPHQHHPHFGGNFGGPDPGASCLHGGRLLGYGGAAGGLGSQPPFAESYEHMAESQGPEGFGPQRPGNLPDFHSSGTSGHAVPAPCLPLDQSPNRAASFHGLPASSGSDSHSLEPRRVTNQGAVDSLEYNYPGEPPSGHFDMFSPSDSEGQLPHYAAGRQVPGGAFPGASALPRAAGMVGLSKMHGQPPQPPPQQQQPQHGVFFERFGGARKMPVGLEPTVGSRHPLMQPPQQAPPPPQQQQPPQQQPPPPPPGLLVRQNSCPPALPRPQQGEAGTPSGGLQDGGPMLPSQHAQFEYPIHRLENRSMHPYSEPVFSMQHPPPQQAPNQRLQHFDAPPYMNVAKRPRFDFPGSAGVDRCASWNGSMHNGALDNQLSPSAYPGLPGEFTPPVPDSFPSGPPLQHPGPDHQSLQQQQQQQQQQQQQQQQQQQQQQRQNAALIIKQMASRNQQQRLRQPNLAQLGHPGDVGQGGLVHGGSVSGLAQTNFEREGSSAGAGRLGGFEQQAPHLAQESAWFPGPHPPGDLLPRRMGGAGLPADCGPHDPGLAPPPAPGGSGVLFRGSLQEPLRMPGEGHVPALASPGLQFGGSLASLGQLQSPGAGVGLPNAPSERRPQPPDFPAPALGGQPGFPFGSGSRQATPHSAPGVNSPPSAGTGSGSSGAGGAAYPPQPDFQPSQRNSASKLGALSLGSFNKPSSKDNLFGQSCLAALSTACQNMIASLGAPNLNVTFNKKNPPEGKRKLSQNEPDSGAAAGNPGSDYFPGGTAGAPGPGGPSGASGGGSKSSGPPNPPIQGDGTSLSPNYTLESTSGNDGKPVPGGGGRGRGRRKRDSGHVSPGTFFDKYSTVPDSGGAPGVSPGQQQVPSSAAAAAGSSVNEARGPTPHEKALTSPSWGKGAELLLGDQPDLMASLDSTAKSDGSSPHVGEFASDEVSTSYAANEDEVSSSSDNTAALAKASRSPLVTSSPKLPPRGVGAGEHAPKAPALGLGILSTSTSTPDSYGGGVGTGHPGTPGLEQVRTPTSSSSSSSSSSSSGAPPPDEIHPLEILQAQIQLQRQQFSISEDQPPLGLKGGKKAECAVVGASGAQNGDSELGSCCSEAVKSAMSTIDLDSLMAEHSTTWYMPPDKALVDGGDEDKTTLAPWEKAKPQNPNNKEAHDLPTNKASATQPGSHLQCLSVHCTDGDPKARASVPTWRSLHSDISNRFGTFVAALT, encoded by the coding sequence ATGTTTGGGCTGGACCAGTTCGAGCCCCAGATCAACAGCCGGCACGCTGGCCAGGGCGAGGGGAACTTTAACGAAGCCGGACTGAACATGAACGCCCACTTTAAGGCTCCTGCTTTCCACGCCGGCCCCCCTCCTGGCCCTGTGGACCCTGCCATAAGCGCTCTGGGTGAACCCCCGATCTTGGGTTTGAACATGGAGCCCTACGGCTTCCACGCGCGCGGCCACTCCGAGCTGCACGCAGGGGGGCTGCAGGCGCAGCCTGTGCATGGCTTCTTCGGTGGCCAGCAGCCTCACCATAGCCACCCCGGAGGCCACCACCCGCACCAGCATCACCCCCACTTCGGGGGCAACTTCGGTGGTCCGGACCCAGGTGCCTCGTGTCTGCACGGGGGCCGGCTGCTTGGCTACGGAGGTGCAGCGGGCGGCCTGGGCAGCCAGCCGCCCTTCGCAGAGAGTTATGAGCACATGGCGGAGAGCCAGGGGCCAGAGGGCTTCGGCCCGCAGCGGCCAGGAAACCTCCCGGACTTCCACAGTTCGGGCACCTCGGGCCACGCCGTGCCTGCCCCGTGCCTGCCGCTGGACCAGAGCCCTAACCGGGCCGCCTCTTTCCACGGCCTGCCCGCCTCCAGCGGCTCGGATTCTCACAGTCTGGAGCCCCGGAGGGTGACGAACCAAGGAGCTGTAGATTCGCTGGAATACAATTACCCGGGCGAGCCGCCCTCAGGACATTTTGACATGTTTTCGCCCTCTGACTCCGAAGGGCAGCTGCCACATTATGCGGCTGGTCGCCAGGTTCCCGGGGGCGCCTTCCCGGGTGCTTCAGCCTTGCCCAGGGCCGCGGGCATGGTGGGTTTGTCCAAAATGCACGGCCAGCCACCGCAGCCTCCGCCACAACAGCAGCAACCTCAGCACGGAGTATTCTTCGAGAGGTTTGGCGGGGCCCGGAAGATGCCTGTGGGTCTGGAGCCTACGGTGGGCTCCCGGCACCCCTTAATGCAGCCTCCCCAGCAGGCCCCACCACccccgcagcagcagcagcccccacagcagcagccgccgccgccaccacccgggcTTCTGGTCCGACAGAATTCCTGCCCTCCTGCTCTCCCGCGGCCCCAGCAGGGCGAAGCTGGCACACCCAGCGGCGGCCTGCAGGACGGGGGCCCCATGCTGCCCAGCCAGCACGCGCAGTTCGAGTACCCCATCCACCGGCTAGAGAACCGGAGCATGCACCCGTATTCTGAGCCCGTTTTCAGCATGCAGCATCCCCCTCCTCAGCAGGCGCCCAACCAGAGGCTGCAGCATTTCGACGCGCCCCCCTACATGAACGTGGCCAAGAGGCCGCGCTTTGACTTCCCGGGCAGCGCAGGCGTGGACCGTTGTGCCTCGTggaatggcagcatgcacaaCGGCGCCCTGGACAACcaactctctccctctgcctaccCAGGCCTTCCCGGCGAGTTCACACCGCCTGTGCCGGACAGCTTCCCCTCGGGACCGCCCTTGCAGCACCCAGGTCCCGACCACCAgtctctgcagcagcagcagcagcaacaacaacagcagcagcagcaacagcaacagcagcagcaacaacagcaacgcCAGAACGCGGCCCTCATAATTAAACAGATGGCGTCTCGGAACCAGCAGCAGCGGTTACGACAGCCCAACCTAGCCCAGCTAGGCCATCCTGGGGACGTGGGCCAGGGCGGCCTGGTCCACGGAGGTTCGGTGAGCGGCTTGGCTCAGACGAACTTTGAACGCGAAGGCAGCAGCGCGGGTGCGGGGCGCCTGGGCGGCTTCGAGCAGCAGGCGCCCCACCTAGCGCAGGAGAGCGCGTGGTTCCCGGGTCCACACCCACCCGGAGACCTGCTGCCCCGGAGGATGGGCGGCGCGGGGTTGCCGGCAGACTGCGGCCCGCACGACCCTGGCCTGGCACCTCCCCCTGCTCCGGGTGGCTCAGGGGTGCTGTTTCGAGGCTCTCTGCAGGAGCCTCTGAGGATGCCGGGGGAAGGCCACGTGCCAGCGCTGGCTTCACCCGGGTTGCAGTTTGGGGGCAGCTTGGCTAGCCTAGGCCAGCTGCAGTCGCCTGGGGCCGGTGTGGGACTGCCCAACGCTCCTTCGGAGCGGCGGCCCCAGCCTCCGGACTTCCCTGCCCCCGCTCTCGGGGGCCAGCCAGGCTTTCCATTTGGCTCAGGGAGCCGGCAGGCCACGCCGCACAGCGCTCCGGGCGTGAACTCGCCCCCGAGCGCGGGCACGGGCAGCGGCAGCTCCGGCGCTGGCGGGGCAGCTTACCCGCCGCAGCCGGATTTCCAGCCCAGCCAGCGCAACTCGGCCAGTAAACTGGGCGCGCTGTCGTTGGGGTCCTTCAACAAGCCCAGCTCCAAGGACAACCTGTTCGGCCAGAGCTGCCTGGCTGCGCTCTCCACCGCTTGCCAGAACATGATCGCCAGCCTGGGTGCTCCCAACCTCAACGTGACTTTCAACAAGAAGAACCCACCCGAGGGGAAGAGGAAACTGAGCCAGAACGAGCCCGACAGCGGGGCCGCAGCCGGCAACCCGGGCTCGGATTACTTCCCTGGAGGGACTGCTGGGGCCCCTGGACCCGGAGGCCCTTCCGGGGCCAGTGGCGGCGGCTCTAAATCCTCAGGACCGCCCAACCCACCCATCCAGGGGGATGGCACCAGTCTCTCCCCCAATTATACCTTGGAGTCAACATCGGGGAACGATGGCAAGCCTGTCCCAGGGGGCGGTGGCCGGGGAAGGGGACGCAGAAAAAGGGACAGCGGTCACGTGAGCCCCGGGACCTTCTTCGACAAGTACTCCACAGTTCCTGACAGTGGGGGTGCACCAGGGGTGAGCCCCGGGCAGCAGCAGGTTCCCAGCTCCGCGGCTGCTGCTGCGGGAAGCTCAGTGAACGAGGCCCGCGGGCCCACGCCCCACGAGAAGGCCCTCACGTCGCCGTCGTGGGGGAAGGGAGCCGAGCTGCTCCTCGGGGACCAGCCAGACCTCATGGCGTCCCTGGACAGCACAGCCAAATCGGACGGCAGTTCCCCGCACGTGGGCGAGTTCGCCTCCGATGAGGTGAGCACAAGTTATGCAGCCAACGAGGACGAAGTGTCCTCCAGTTCCGATAACACCGCCGCCCTGGCCAAAGCCAGCCGCAGCCCCCTGGTCACCAGCTCACCCAAACTCCCTCCTCGaggggtgggtgctggggaacacGCACCGAAGGCTCCCGCCCTCGGCCTGGGTATCCTGTCTACCTCTACCTCGACCCCTGACAGCTACGGTGGTGGCGTGGGCACCGGCCACCCTGGCACTCCAGGCCTGGAGCAGGTCCGGACCccgaccagcagcagcagcagcagcagcagcagcagcagcagcggtgcACCGCCCCCCGACGAGATCCATCCCCTGGAGATCCTCCAGGCCCAGATCCAGCTGCAGAGACAGCAGTTCAGCATCTCGGAGGACCAGCCCCCCCTGGGGCTCAAGGGTGGCAAAAAGGCCGAGTGTGCCGTCGTCGGGGCCTCGGGGGCACAGAACGGGGACAGCGAACTGGGCAGCTGCTGCTCCGAGGCCGTCAAGAGCGCCATGAGCACCATCGACCTGGACTCTCTGATGGCAGAGCACAGCACCACCTGGTACATGCCTCCCGACAAGGCCCTGGTGGACGGTGGCGATGAGGACAAGACGACGCTGGCACCCTGGGAGAAGGCCAAGCCCCAGAACCCCAACAACAAAGAAG